In one Lolium rigidum isolate FL_2022 chromosome 3, APGP_CSIRO_Lrig_0.1, whole genome shotgun sequence genomic region, the following are encoded:
- the LOC124703545 gene encoding uncharacterized protein LOC124703545 isoform X2, producing the protein MANKSALSMPSMGKWLGATMPLLTEGIHCCAVGVGAANRSVGGHDIDRDVHPPQCVSGTHTARTMDRLSDITGCKASRGMLQWLAMRQAHTFGYQFLYSIIAGQSLLARQYVEGNHEQAYMLLYGVLQDWRCDSSSSFV; encoded by the exons ATGGCCAACAAATCCGCCCTCTCGATGCCATCCATGGGGAAATGGTTGGGAGCGACGATGCCACTGTTGACGGAGGGAATTCACTGTTGTGCTGTAGGTGTTGGCGCGGCGAATCGGAGTGTGGGCGGGCATGACATCGACAGGGACGTACACCCTCCCCAATGCGTGAGCGGCACCCACACAGCTCGCACCATGGACCG ACTGTCAGACATCACTGGCTGCAAGGCAAGTCGGGGAATGCTCCAATGGCTGGCGATGAGACAAGCTCACACGTTTGGTTACCAATTTCTCTATTCAATTATTGCTGGTCAG TCCCTACTAGCAAGGCAATATGTGGAAGGGAACCACGAGCAAGCCTACATGCTTTTATATGGAGTTCTGCAGG ATTGGAGGTGTGATTCGTCCAGCAGTTTCGTGTGA
- the LOC124703545 gene encoding uncharacterized protein LOC124703545 isoform X4 gives MANKSALSMPSMGKWLGATMPLLTEGIHCCAVGVGAANRSVGGHDIDRDVHPPQCVSGTHTARTMDRHHWLQGKSGNAPMAGDETSSHVWLPISLFNYCWSVPTSKAICGREPRASLHAFIWSSAGLEV, from the exons ATGGCCAACAAATCCGCCCTCTCGATGCCATCCATGGGGAAATGGTTGGGAGCGACGATGCCACTGTTGACGGAGGGAATTCACTGTTGTGCTGTAGGTGTTGGCGCGGCGAATCGGAGTGTGGGCGGGCATGACATCGACAGGGACGTACACCCTCCCCAATGCGTGAGCGGCACCCACACAGCTCGCACCATGGACCG ACATCACTGGCTGCAAGGCAAGTCGGGGAATGCTCCAATGGCTGGCGATGAGACAAGCTCACACGTTTGGTTACCAATTTCTCTATTCAATTATTGCTGGTCAG TCCCTACTAGCAAGGCAATATGTGGAAGGGAACCACGAGCAAGCCTACATGCTTTTATATGGAGTTCTGCAGG ATTGGAGGTGTGA
- the LOC124703545 gene encoding uncharacterized protein LOC124703545 isoform X1, producing MANKSALSMPSMGKWLGATMPLLTEGIHCCAVGVGAANRSVGGHDIDRDVHPPQCVSGTHTARTMDRLSDITGCKASRGMLQWLAMRQAHTFGYQFLYSIIAGQVCSIMQSLLARQYVEGNHEQAYMLLYGVLQDWRCDSSSSFV from the exons ATGGCCAACAAATCCGCCCTCTCGATGCCATCCATGGGGAAATGGTTGGGAGCGACGATGCCACTGTTGACGGAGGGAATTCACTGTTGTGCTGTAGGTGTTGGCGCGGCGAATCGGAGTGTGGGCGGGCATGACATCGACAGGGACGTACACCCTCCCCAATGCGTGAGCGGCACCCACACAGCTCGCACCATGGACCG ACTGTCAGACATCACTGGCTGCAAGGCAAGTCGGGGAATGCTCCAATGGCTGGCGATGAGACAAGCTCACACGTTTGGTTACCAATTTCTCTATTCAATTATTGCTGGTCAGGTCTGTAG TATAATGCAGTCCCTACTAGCAAGGCAATATGTGGAAGGGAACCACGAGCAAGCCTACATGCTTTTATATGGAGTTCTGCAGG ATTGGAGGTGTGATTCGTCCAGCAGTTTCGTGTGA
- the LOC124703545 gene encoding uncharacterized protein LOC124703545 isoform X3: MANKSALSMPSMGKWLGATMPLLTEGIHCCAVGVGAANRSVGGHDIDRDVHPPQCVSGTHTARTMDRLSDITGCKASRGMLQWLAMRQAHTFGYQFLYSIIAGQYNAVPTSKAICGREPRASLHAFIWSSAGLEV; the protein is encoded by the exons ATGGCCAACAAATCCGCCCTCTCGATGCCATCCATGGGGAAATGGTTGGGAGCGACGATGCCACTGTTGACGGAGGGAATTCACTGTTGTGCTGTAGGTGTTGGCGCGGCGAATCGGAGTGTGGGCGGGCATGACATCGACAGGGACGTACACCCTCCCCAATGCGTGAGCGGCACCCACACAGCTCGCACCATGGACCG ACTGTCAGACATCACTGGCTGCAAGGCAAGTCGGGGAATGCTCCAATGGCTGGCGATGAGACAAGCTCACACGTTTGGTTACCAATTTCTCTATTCAATTATTGCTGGTCAG TATAATGCAGTCCCTACTAGCAAGGCAATATGTGGAAGGGAACCACGAGCAAGCCTACATGCTTTTATATGGAGTTCTGCAGG ATTGGAGGTGTGA